The Phycodurus eques isolate BA_2022a chromosome 5, UOR_Pequ_1.1, whole genome shotgun sequence DNA segment acaactttaatgtaataaaattacaactaaTCTATAAAAATACACTACTTTTTGTCTGGAAAGTATACCACTTTACTGTCACAgaattacaactttaatcttgtaaacatattcttttgtcaaaaatatacaactttattgtagtaaaattacaacttcaaTCTCATCATGTGATCTTTTCAGGGTGGCCCTAATACGCCTTTGTACCATTGAGAGGGTAACTTTTCCCTGTGTGTCATCAGGTCCCACAAGCAGACTGGTTATGTCGCCATGCagcaaaaaaacatcatttgtaCAGTACCTTGAACACAACAGTGGGAATGTGCTGTAATGAGTGGAGCCGCTGTGGATGCTTGCAAAAAAAACGTAAATATGCGGCCGGTGGATTGATTGATAACTCcaaattgcccttaagtgtggatgtgtgcacgaatggttgtttgtttctatgtgccctgcaattggctggcgaccagttcagggtgtaccccacctctcgcccgaagttagctaggataggctccagcacgcctgcgacccttgtcaggatacagcggtacagaaaatggatggatgcagtcGGTGCAGTATAACACAGACCGAAGTGTTGGGACACCTTACGCTTGCACCCACAGGATGTGaagaaaatatgacatttgacaaaaatatggAGTATGTCTGTTGGAATTCTGGTCAATGTGTGAGATCTGGGGTGTAATTATGactcatcccaaaggtgttttagGTCAGGTCCTTTCACATCAAATGTGAAAAGGTCGTATCTGCAAAATGCTCCCACCTGTATATGgtctccacacaggaaggctggagcagAGACTCGAACCaagaacctctcaactgtgaggcagacaggcTAAGCACTAGACTACTACACTTGCCGTCATGACTCTAATGGTGAAAATAAGATCTTGTGTCCATACCCTTTGTGCAGATCAACAAAATTGAATGGGTTCTTCCTTGGTCCGGTCACCGACCATCCACGTTTCATGAAAGTCAGCTGCCTCTAAAGTCAAACAAACGTGTTCAGCAAAACATTTGTGTGAGAAATCATTTTAAGTGATTATCCTAGGATGAATTCaacaattgttatttttaaccTAACCTTCATGTTTTGGGAATatgagaggaagctggagtacccacacaggcaaggagagaacatgcaaacttcacacaggaagaccAGGGCTGAGTTTCaaaaccgtgaggcagacgtgctaaccactaggtctGTCCTGGAAGAACTAAGTTGCTTGctgtgacttaaaaatgacaGATTGGGTCCAGCCTGAAATGAAGTCATTTATTTGAGTGTCATGTGTTCCTGCCAACTGGCTATGAACTGTTCAAACCCAGTATCGTGTGCAAATTTACAATAACGTAAATTTGACAGCAATGTAAAGATAAAGCTAGTACAGTGCAGACAGCACACAGGCTAGCTTTTCGGCTACGGGCCCCACATAGGCCCTCCCCTCGCCATTGTCGACGGTTTTCCTGTCCTGCGTACAGAACGCCATTTAAAAAGGCACAATAGCCATTTAGGTAGGTAAGTGTTAGTATTCTGACTATTATTTAATCAtaatatgtacgtatatatctaatatatacatacatcagtttcagaatatATTCATTTGAACGTTTAGCTAACGTCATGTTTGGAACAACAGGTGCTAAATTAGCATATACCTGAGCCAATGGGGGGAAACTTCGGTGGCCGGCATTTTcgttgttgattttattttttgtagttttgaacATTACCTCCTCTCCCAGCAGTTTTCCGTCAACCTGGGCGAGTTTAGCCGAAATGCTTTCAGCCGTGAGGTGCATGCTGTCCAAACTGGTCTCCCCGCTGTGGAGTAAAGCCCAGGCGGAGGCTAACGGCGGTGCTGCGGGTAATTTGGCTGAACTTTCCAGCGACTTGACACTATTTAGCGCCCTGTCAATTTCAATCGTTTCAATTGCTTGGCTGTGCAGACTCGCAGACCATCCGCCACCTCCCTGACGGCGTGGTGACCCAGCTGGGCCTGGACCACGGCCTCATCGACGATGCCATCTACTTCACGAGTGGCGTGGTGCTGGGTGGGGTACCTCTCAAAGTAGGGGACGTGGTGAGCTGCATTGCCGTGGCAGATGGCGCCCAAGGCGGATGGAGAGCCCTCAGGGTGAGCAGCGTGTGTATTTGAGTTGTTCTTTAGCCACCGATATGCAGAGGTGGCGAAGTACTCGcattctgtacttaagtagacgCACTTGTCGAAAGAATACTGTGGTAAGAGTAATGACTCAGCTCCTTAAGCAAAATTTGAAAACACAGagtctgaaatgtacttaagtacaaaattAAAAGGAACATTTATTGTCAATTATATAAAATGTACGCTTTGATGACTGCACAATGGTGTGAGAAACCATGGTGGTTTCCTAATGAAGCAGTCAATATAAATCGAATTTCTACTTTGTCTCTTATGTCATCTTCGTGTCTCTAAActgaattgtgtcacttaaCTATGCAGCATAAAATCAGCCTTGGACTTTGTCCCCTTAATCTGTCTCAgtacaatgttattttaaaataaatggggAAATGCCCGTTTTACAGGTTTTGCAAAAGCACAGAGCCTGTGTTGAAATTTCCCAAATATCACAATACATTGGACCTGCTGACTGTTTTTCAATAGTTTTATCTTGAGTTTTTCATACACAGTACTTACTCATGATTTTAATGCTGCAATATTGTAGGTTGATGGAACACTCCAACTTTGATACAAATCAGGGCTAATTTGCTGCTGTAGTAACAGAACTCTTTCATAAACCGCTTGTTCAGAAATGGTGATGAATTCAGCATCTCTTGATTTCCAAAACAGTTTGGATCTACTTTAGAATCTTTTGTCAATTCACGTTTGCATTGGAGTGACCTTTTTACATTATGCTCCAACTAGGTGGTGAAGAGTTCTGATGCATGGGAGGCTGAAGGAGGGACATCTTTCGAGGACGAGTGCGCTCAGCTACGCCCTCTAATTGGCACCGTCACATCGTTTGACGGCGAGGGCGGCTACATCAACCAGAACACTTATTTCCTACGCTCCAGTCTATGTGAAGGTACTTTCGTTTTCACAAGATGAATTTGTATCCCTGTGCATAAAACATTATGTGCCATTTGCACTAGTCTTTAAAAGTTGTTTCAAGTCTTGTTCAAAGTTACAAGACACGCAACTGTTCAGGTTACGAGCCAGTGACAGGAGACTGGGTCcaagcaaaatattttatcaatCCCAACCAGTGGACCACCCAGGCTCAATCTGTTGCCCCGTTGCGCTATTGCCGTCTTAATCAGGTAGCTGCCACCTTGATAGTGTTGCATTAATCATTCCTTGTCAGTATTTGTGTTACATTGTTCCTTCCgttgtgtgtaggtgtgtgtgacCAGCATGTACGCTAACAAGGGAGTGGTGGAGGACAGCGTGTTCTTCTGCCTGGACTCTATGCTGCTGCCTGCCTACTACAAGCCCTCACCGGGCCATGTTGTCAACTTGGTAATGATGGAGAGCAACCAGTCCTTCTACCGCTGGAGGGCTCTGTGCATGGCGCCAAGCACTCAGAGGTATGAACTGGCCACTGCACCTCCTTTCTGTGCGTTAATCAAATTGCCCCTCGCAAGCACAATCTGATGGCTAATTGCATAaagtagagcagtgattcccaaagtgTTGGCTCCCTCCAGTGGTACATGAAGAATCactgaaaaaaatgttcaaactgttacagtggctttaactttgaagtacaaTACAATTGTGTTTAATCTTTCAgaactatttgttttcaaacatttatctAGGTATAAGTATTCAACTtgtgcaatgcattttaattgaatcggTTTATGagtatagtatttttttattttgccatatTTGCTGTACCGATGTTTGAGCTCTATTCATttttaaactgtgcataatgttacaattgcttacaataatattaaatattctttttaggaaaaaaaaccccacctaACTTTTGATAAATACTTAGGTACTTTAGAACAgtttacattatttccaatgGGGTCAACCAATGTCCTGGAGCGTACTGTGTTCCAGTTTAGAGTCGCTTCAATACTCATTAGTGCAGGATgataaatgaaaattaaattgtgATAGCGATTTTGTCTTTTcacgatcataaaaacattgtaataaaagaaaaatgattcTGCCTAAGGACGCATGTATTCAAGTTCCTGCATTGTAAATGCACCCTGAATGTACCTGTGTTGCTTGCAGCAAGcgtgtgacatactgtatgttattctgccctccctgagcgtgctttaagatatttaatgacattaaaTTCGGCTTCAGTGACTCATATAGTCACTGGATCGCAACGTTGTACAACTCACCGAAagcaactgtcaccacaaacgggatcacatcacaaagtttcactttacaaagagATACTAGACAAGGATGCCCTCTCTAGCCACTGCTATTCGAACTATTTATCGACCCACTGGCAATAGCAATACGGCAGAATACTGATATTAAAGCTATTAGTACTAATAAATACCAAGTTTTATAATCAATGACTAATCgtgtttattaatcatgatttcaatataatcaaaataatcatgattatttttttaataattgcccCACCCTAATACTCATGTCTGTAGTGCCTTGGTACATGTCTGCTCAAGAACTCGGTGCCAATCTGATGCaagatttcttttattttttaattgattgatgGAATGCAGATGATGATTTTGTTGCAGTTGGAAAGCAACCCTGACAAACATGCCCACAGCTGCACTGGAGACCTTACTGGAAAACAAAGGAGGGTTGGATGTAACTTGCTATGGCCAGTTTGGAAATTTGATGGTGGGAGAACACAGGACGCTGGTGCTATGGATACAGTAAGTGAGAAAATGAGGAGGGAATCCATGTTCATATTGCCGaaggtgtgaatatgaatgtgaatggttgtttgtctttatgtgccctgcgattggctggtaaccagttcagggtgtactccacgtCTCTCCCAAAGGCAGATGGGATAGGGTCCGCCACCCttctgaggataagcagtacagagaatggatgaatCGATGGATTTAATTTTCATGAGAGAGGATGCCGCAAGATTTGTGGACTTCTACAGTGTGTGGTGTCCGCTCATAATGGGCTggtctggacaaaaaaaatgccagGGCTGAATTTTTCTCCCAGTCCATCCTTTGTCAGCAGGCTCATGTACGTTTTTTACCTAAATGTGGGCGGggcaaaatctggctgaaaatcaaatatgtcatcagaaaacaagcctaaaattactactactattaaCTATTactagtgtatttttttttctgcagacatcatttttAAGTTCAGAACTATGGACTAAGTGCCAGTGTTCACAGCATTAGAGCGGTGTGGCTTGGGTTTGTCTGAGTGAATCCAGTTGACTTTAATTCTCCTCCTGTTTCCCAAATAGGAACAAAGGTTCAGAGACACACTGGCTCAAGTGCTGCGAATTTGCCGGTTGGGACTCGGAACAACAGTTCTTTCTGAATCCATTCAAGATGGGACCAAAAGAAAACCCCGGATCCGACTCTGGTCCCATTGTTGTGGAAGAACGAGGAAGTCAAGCTGAAGAGGCAGATGGCAAGGAGACAAAGCCCTCTCTCAGTGTGAGGAGAGACGAAAGAGAGGCAGAGCTTCCTCCAGGAGAGCGACTGTCTATTGTAGTGGGGTGCCAAGCAAAGtaagttctgtttttttttttttttaaatggtggggCCTGAGGGTCAATACATTAAATTAGAAGAACAATATTTGCTTCACTTCAGTCCTCAGTCCAGGCATGCTTCCCTGTCGCATAAAAAGAGTTGACTTGCGTGTCTTAGGTGTGTCACATGTGGGGATGTATTCAGGAGCCTGGGAAGCTGTGCCGAGCTGCTGTTGCTGCACTTCTCCTCATTTGTCATCGGGAGGCGCCTGGAAGTGACTGTGTGCAGCAAGGACGAGAGTCTGCTGTGGCCTTGTGCGCCCTACAGTCCCGCCGATGCCAAGCCCATCCCGGCGGCGCCTTCTCATGTGATTACCCTCACTGCTCACCATTCCACCCTTAACAGGTATGTAACTCATATAAACTCAACTAAAATGAAACGTTGACTACGTTAAGTATTCTTGTCAAGTGGTTTGACACAATTTAGAAACAATGCGATCAACTTTCCTTCCTCTAGGCTTCCTAACCGCCGTCTGCCGTGCTTTCTGCCTTATTATGTGGTGCCGCAGCCTTTAAGAGACTGTGTGGCTGGGCAGAAGGACGTCTTGGTCGTCCAGCCCTGCTTAGGAGAGGTTAGAGTTCCCATTACGTTGTGAATATTTACTTGAACTGGGTTTTTACTCCTTCCGTGAGTTTTCACCAGGTGCTGTCAGCCTCCAACGCGCAGGCCCGTTTCTCTACTCTGCTGTGGATGGAGGAGCTTCATGCTGAGAGAGAACTAGGAGAGTTCACCATCCAAGGAGCGCAACTCAGGAAAGGAGCTGCCTACCTTCACCTGGAGGTCCTTGGCTCGGCTGAGGGGAGGCCCAATCTCAATATAGGCCAGTCGTCACTCTAGACCTTACTGCAAAAGATCATGTTGTTTGCGTCTTAAGCGGCTTCTTGagtcattttgttgcattacAGGTGACAGAATTGTACTGAAGAGTCCACAGAGTGACGGCATTATGATGGAGTATATTAGCTATGTTGCCGAGGTAAATGcctgcagtggtaccttgacttcagGTTTTTCGACTAATAAGCTGTTGCTTGGTTgatgttttttgctttgttttgcgagccaaaattttagttactagcgagcttcagatacgccgGAGTATGTAAAGAAAGGCACAGTTTCCCATgcattttcagtcatttatgGAACGGGACAAGCAGTCAaacatacaaaatgagaacTCTTGCAAGGAGAATGGAGCAGACGCACACAGTGAGTTATCCGGCCAACCCGactgactccagctcctgatgtcactcactaggccacaccccttgaACACAACAACACATTAATACTGTGTTTGGCTTAACAATGCAGCGCAATTTCTCTTTGTAAAAAACGtaacaaaattttatttttttgtgggctGAAATGGACGAATCTCATTCAGTCAGgctaattgatttgatatacaacaagcttggtcacaaaaatgaaagtcaaggtaccactacgttaaaaaaaaagacgtaaataccgtattttcatgaccataaggcgcaccatattataGGGTGCAGTCTccgttacggggtctatttgtgtatttaacacatacataaggcgcaccgtattattgtgCGCAGGTATGGTAAAtaatacggtagcatgcatgcacgctaaaataatgtttttaaaaaggcagcgggagcaaatctgagttcggttgtactttattgaagtatttaacaatgtactcacgtaattttttttatcaatcctcatccacgaatccatcaaagtcctcatgttctgtatccgaaatgaacagctgggcaagttctccatcaaacacgccaggttccctctcatcattgtctgagtcagtctcgttgccgtgcggctcctcagaaatgatgccggcttttacgaaagctcgaacaacagtgcaagcagaaacgttagcccaagcatccacaatccattcacaaattgtgcctaactcgcccggcgctgcctcctcgtcttagtaaagctgtgttcgccatctgtcatccatggctcccacgccgctcgcaacttcactttgaacaccctgtttacaccgatgtccggttggagttcattaatccattgcttgagttggtcttccaactcgggccacctcgccttgtttcctcggaaactcagcttcgtcttcttgacttggcgaacgTCGATTTCCtggttcctccacttgcgaaccatggatttgttgatcttgaattctctcgcggctgctcgattcccatgttcatAATAAGtctgtattattgggaagctttaattttgaaggtggcttttgccgtgagttggcgacttattaccgtaatgcctagtatgaacaaaattaggggcggctgacttgattgctactttacgagtggaggctcgcttgaccgcagtcattttcggggtccttagccaaaccgatgttgttttgcacaaagcacataccggcgctatatacctactgggggcgtgcctttagcgtcctccttcatgcgcacccttcccccttttacgtccacatgctgtcctcaggcacgtacgcttttcctctgtataagcagcgtgtcggcaggaaatgctcccatttggtcaagcggagcgctcattacacaacaacatttatagatttcgGAACTCTGTGCACGCACgaggcgcgccacattataaggcgccccgtccattttggagaaaatttaagacttttaagtgcgccttatggccgtgaaaatacggtactctaAAGTCCGTATAATGCTAGATCAATGACGAGGATGTGAGTCTGAAAGTCAACCCAGCATTTCATCGGAGCTACCTTGGCGAGCCTCTCGATGTGGAGTTCTCTTACAACAGGTGTGTTAAGTGTACACAGTGTATATTCTCTCTTACGCTCTGACCTTACTCTCTGCTTTCCATTTACCAGGTTAACCATGAGGCGCTGTCACCACGCAGTTGAGCAGATCAAATCCTTCATGGATAGTAAGTGCACGTCTACTCTTATTACAGTGCCATGTATTCCTTTTAATTGTTTAAATGATATTTAGGTTTTCAGTATCGTACAAAAGCTGACACTAGGTGATGCTATTTCATCTCAGACTCTCCacacttttggaaaatattaCTTCACAGAAATAATATCCTGGATTTTCCCAAAACCCTGAACTTCAATCAAGTTTTTACTGCGCAttgtccttccatccattttctatagcacttgtcctcgttagggtcgtgggtgagctggaccctatcccatctgactttgggcgagaggcaggatgTGGGGTCACCAGCTAATCGCATGGcatttagacaaacaatcattcacacacacattcgtcAAGGGTCACCCAAATTTTTTAAACTGAGAGCTCCTCCCTCTCTACTGGTGAATGcaaagtttaccagtttgatacacactttttaaataacaaatttactcaaattacatttaaatgttattaataATTGACATTTTGTGTCTGATTGTGTTAATTACTCACAATAATTAACAACAGTGACCtaaggtaggaaacagataaatatcaatatgcaacactttatttctataaatctctgcttgtttttacattttcaaatgatgatTCTTACAACATTCCTGGGAAATTACAATCCCCcataaaaagtatgttttaaacAACCCATGTGATCCTTTGGGGCTCCATGGGTCCTGTGGGCACCACATTAGTGACCCGTGTTTTGGATGAATGCCATTGTTTCATAGTTTGTATGACAGTGAACCTTGTTTCTCCCCATTGCTGTGTAGTTTTCTTCCCCTCCAAAGTTACTACTCAGACCCCACTGTGGACAGTGAAGTGGTTTGATGAAGATGACCTAAACAAAACACAGGATGGATATGAggtaatatatacacacaaacaagggtcgtttttaaaattttttattattattatttcccccccctgtTCCTCCAGCGGCAATGTTACCTAAAATTCTTCGTAAGTCAGAATGCATTGTTTGCCTACACTAACACCATTGTAAggtcatatttacagtaaatttgtATGAAACACACGTGATGCCATGAATATTAAATAGTCAAATTAAAAGCAGTAAGTACGGTGAAACTGAGCATGCCTTATTGTTGCGTATTCCTCCCCTGCTGCGATTGCATAAACGAGTTCGTTGCACACCATTCTTAACCCTGAAAGCGCATGTGTCGTACTGTCAAAAACGAAAGGAGCCCCTTTGTATGCATGCGCACAGTGCTTGATTTCTAAGTGGGATTATTTTTACCAGCAGGCCTCAGCAAAGGAAAATTGCCAGATACCAAACGTTTCAGTCGACATGGACTCAAAAGCCACACAA contains these protein-coding regions:
- the LOC133402566 gene encoding LOW QUALITY PROTEIN: RNA helicase Mov10l1-like (The sequence of the model RefSeq protein was modified relative to this genomic sequence to represent the inferred CDS: deleted 1 base in 1 codon) produces the protein MLSAVRCMLSKLVSPLWSKAQAEANGGAADSQTIRHLPDGVVTQLGLDHGLIDDAIYFTSGVVLGGVPLKVGDVVSCIAVADGAQGGWRALRVVKSSDAWEAEGGTSFEDECAQLRPLIGTVTSFDGEGGYINQNTYFLRSSLCEGYEPVTGDWVQAKYFINPNQWTTQAQSVAPLRYCRLNQVCVTSMYANKGVVEDSVFFCLDSMLLPAYYKPSPGHVVNLVMMESNQSFYRWRALCMAPSTQSWKATLTNMPTAALETLLENKGGLDVTCYGQFGNLMVGEHRTLVLWIQNKGSETHWLKCCEFAGWDSEQQFFLNPFKMGPKENPGSDSGPIVVEERGSQAEEADGKETKPSLSVRRDEREAELPPGERLSIVVGCQAKSLGSCAELLLLHFSSFVIGRRLEVTVCSKDESLLWPCAPYSPADAKPIPAAPSHVITLTAHHSTLNRLPNRRLPCFLPYYVVPQPLRDCVAGQKDVLVVQPCLGEVLSASNAQARFSTLLWMEELHAERELGEFTIQGAQLRKGAAYLHLEVLGSAEGRPNLNIGDRIVLKSPQSDGIMMEYISYVAEINDEDVSLKVNPAFHRSYLGEPLDVEFSYNRLTMRRCHHAVEQIKSFMDNGTVSLNHTPSPGHFFNRDLNPAQKEAVKRILAGECRPTPYVLFGPPGTGKTITLIEAILQVYHFLPSSRVLVCTPSNSAADLICVRLHDSGLMHTASMARVNASYRQEKCIPEVLRPYSKAGEDLSHASFHRIVVSTCSSAGLFYNLGLQVGHFTHVFLDEAGQATEPESMIPISFISESDGQIVLAGDPCQLGPIVKSQMASAFGLGLSLLERLMANSLYGKQEWGYNPKLVTKLIYNYRSHEALLTLPSKLFYHGELCVKAPKAVVESLSQWKTLPKKGFPLLFHGIRGKEMREGNNPSWFNPVEAVQVMLYCCQLTKKLYNPVDASQIGIISPYRKQSEKIRVLLGKVGLSDIKVGSVEEFQGQEFLVIIMSTVRSNESALSDDLQSALGFLTNPKRFNVAITRSKALLLIIGNPHVLIRDTCYRALIHYCFTNGAYLGCDPPSLH